In Leguminivora glycinivorella isolate SPB_JAAS2020 chromosome 11, LegGlyc_1.1, whole genome shotgun sequence, a single window of DNA contains:
- the LOC125231042 gene encoding lysozyme 1-like, translated as MMELSFRILCYFYLVVFMLSSNALGVYISNLNEACYRCLCHVAGCNTSHACSGGYCGPFYISRVYWVDAGKPTLPDDDPIREEAFEDCARDYHCSLKIIEGYMAKFGKDCNGDGVTNCFDYMMINHHGGGACHFPLDSDPLGRRRLALFNQCRL; from the exons ATGATGGAGTTGTCTTTTAGGAtattgtgttatttttatttagtggtTTTTATGTTAAGTTCAAACGCTCTGG GAGTATACATCTCCAACCTGAACGAGGCTTGCTACCGCTGCCTCTGTCATGTGGCTGGATGCAACACTTCCCACGCCTGTTCCGGGGGCTATTGTGGGCCCTTTTACATATCGAGGGTGTACTGGGTGGATGCTGGCAAGCCAACGCTGCCGGATGACGATCCAATAAGGGAGGAAg CATTCGAGGATTGCGCGCGGGACTACCACTgctctttaaaaataattgaaggTTACATGGCGAAGTTTGGAAAG GATTGCAATGGTGACGGCGTGACGAACTGCTTCGACTACATGATGATAAACCACCACGGCGGAGGCGCCTGCCACTTCCCTCTGGACTCCGACCCTCTCGGCCGCCGCAGGCTCGCGTTGTTCAATCAATGCCGATTGTAA